TAAGAGACAATGGACGTTGATGGGTGAAGATTTGAGAGAAACTcaagagaaagaagatgtggttggGTGTAGGAGGAGGAAGAACAAAGATGATGTCCTACGCACGTGAGTAGTTTCAACCATGCCCGTGGGTCTGTCCACAGGCAGCTTGTCCAGATGGATCTGCTCTGTCACTGGCATTTTATACTCACCTGTAATCAAGGATTTAAGGCAAGCTGGGTTAACAaggcaaagattaaaaatagaggaaataagaaaaacaaaggtcGAAACATAAAATGAAGCCGATGGTAGTAGGTCTGCACAAAATTCCCACCACTGTCAGAGGTCTCTGCAATACTTGGCTCTGAGTTTGCTAGTTTCCaatgtcaaaaaacaaaagccagagtCCAAAAGATGAGAATGAATCAGTACTGAGGATAAgtcaatattcctttttttttttttttaattttatttatttatttatttatgatagagagagagagagaggcacagacacaggcagagggagaagcaggctccatgcaccgggagcccgatgtgggattcgatcccgggtctccaggatcgtgccctgggccaaaggcaggcgccaaaccgctgcgccacccagggatcccaatattcctttttttttttgactgtttataaacatttggaattttattaaaaaaaaaaaatcacaaccatGAACATTGTTACAGTTAGAGGCCCTCTTGGTTCTCCACAATGATACTGAGCATGCTCACAAGGGGTTCCCATTGTTTAGTCTTTAAACAaccatctttaaaagaaggaaaaaaaaactcggCACACTACCATTTAActtgttttaatgtttcttcacAAATGGTGAAAAATACTAAAGTACAGACAAGGAATAATCATAATGTTGTGGCCAACATTATAAATAtggaattataaatttaaaacattttctggtttaaaaaataaatctggtagTCAATGCAACTCTGCGGGGTCTCTGCATCTAGCAGGGCTGGTCTCTGCGCTCCTGACGGTGCTcgcctttatccatttttccaggTCCTCCACGCccgcctcttcttcctcccatctgTTCCATCAAAGGTCCAGGGGGCCCACAAGGACCGCCTCGTTTTCCTCCGCCAAAGCCACCTCGGTCCATGCCCCGGCCACCACAGAAGCCCCCTCTGTCTCCACCGCGGCCACCTCTGAACATCCCACCGGGACCACCGCGGTCCATGAGGCCACCTCTTCCTCCCCGCATGCCACTAGGGCCGCCTCTGCCACGGTCACCGCCCGGGGGCGGgaagggtggtggaaggaagCCTTCAGGCTTCGGGGCCTTACACTGGTTGCATTCTGTTCTCCAGGCGAAGTTCTGGTTTCCACACCCCGGATTGGGGCACTGCCAGTCCCCAGCTCGGTGCTGGACGTTTCCTTCTCCAGATGGGTTCCCTCGGGAACCCCGGGGTCCTCTAGGGGGAAAGCCACCTCTGTCTCCTCCACGGCCTCCCATGCGACCCATGGGGCCCCCAGGACCTCCTGGGCCCCCTGGACCTCCACGGAGTGGCGGTGGCATCCCTCTGCCCTCACGGGGAGGCATACCACCCCGCATGCTGTTCATTGGAGGTTTCTTCCGAGCAAGAGAAACCTTAACTTTGCTTCCTTGAAAATCTTTCCCATCAAACCACTCCACAGCAGCCTTGGCAGTTGGTGGGTCTTCATAGGATACTGTAGCATCACCTTTGggctttcctgtttccttgtcCAAGTAGATATGGATCATGGGTTGTCCGGTTCTCTTGTTCATCTTAACAACTCCACACTGCTTAAAGAAGTCAGCCAGATCATCTAGAGTCACATTGTCATTTAAGCCTTGCACATAAATTGCACTGTTGTCAGAGTCTTCATCTGGATCTACAGGTGGGCCTAGATCAAGATCTGGTCCTTCATCCATGGGTCCACCAGGCTTATTGAAGCCACCTTGCTCTCCAGCACCCATTCCACCGCGTCCTCCTCCCCGCCCACCTCTGCTCATGCCTCCACGATCAaatccccctcttcccctgccctggTTATCAGGGCCACTCATGCTCTGGTTCTCTCCTGGTCCGGAAAATCCTCCAGACTCCTGCCCATAAACACCCATGCTACTGGGGTGGTCCTGTCGGAATGAACTCTGCTGCCCGTAGCTGCTGCTCTGTTGGCTATATTGACTTGGATCCTGGCTGTAGGATCCAGTTTGGGGGGGATAACTAGTGGGCGGCTGCTGCCCATAGCTGCTTTGTTGACCATAGCTACTCTGCTGTCCATAGCTGCTCGGCTGCCCATAGGTATTCTGCTGAGAGTAACTGCTCTGATCATAACTAGTCGGCTGTGTAGAGGAGTAGCCGGTAGGAGGATAAGATGGTGGTA
This region of Canis lupus dingo isolate Sandy chromosome 24, ASM325472v2, whole genome shotgun sequence genomic DNA includes:
- the LOC112648195 gene encoding RNA-binding protein EWS, giving the protein MASMDYSIYSQAAAQQGYSVYTAQPTQGYAQTTQAYGQQSYGTYGQPTDVSCTQAQTTATYGQTAYATSYGQPPAGYTTPTAPQAYSQPVQGYRTGAYDTTTATVTTTQASYAAQSAYGTQPAYPAYGQQPAATAPARPQDGNKPAETSQPQSSTGGYNQPSLGYGHSNYSYPQVPGSYPMQPVTVPPSYPPTGYSSTQPTSYDQSSYSQQNTYGQPSSYGQQSSYGQQSSYGQQPPTSYPPQTGSYSQDPSQYSQQSSSYGQQSSFRQDHPSSMGVYGQESGGFSGPGENQSMSGPDNQGRGRGGFDRGGMSRGGRGGGRGGMGAGEQGGFNKPGGPMDEGPDLDLGPPVDPDEDSDNSAIYVQGLNDNVTLDDLADFFKQCGVVKMNKRTGQPMIHIYLDKETGKPKGDATVSYEDPPTAKAAVEWFDGKDFQGSKVKVSLARKKPPMNSMRGGMPPREGRGMPPPLRGGPGGPGGPGGPMGRMGGRGGDRGGFPPRGPRGSRGNPSGEGNVQHRAGDWQCPNPGCGNQNFAWRTECNQCKAPKPEGFLPPPFPPPGGDRGRGGPSGMRGGRGGLMDRGGPGGMFRGGRGGDRGGFCGGRGMDRGGFGGGKRGGPCGPPGPLMEQMGGRRGGRGGPGKMDKGEHRQERRDQPC